AATGATACTGTTAAATAGAGAGGTAGAGCATCCTAAATATAACAATCAATTGTGAGTAGCTGCATCAACCAACAAGTCCACCAAAAAGTCCCAAAGAGTACTACATTGCAATCAAGTATATGCACATGTAAGAAGGGATGTAAAACAGATTGATATAAGCATTAAATATGCATTTTTATTCTGTATGAATTTTGTTGGTTTACAGCAGGAGCATGTGTAATGCAGTGCAAGTGACGAGGAGCAAGGGATAACTAAAACATCACCAACTTCTCAAAGAAACCATGAACAAAGGCAACACCGTCTTCTTAAAGAAGCCCaagcaagaagaagaatgaCATCCTTTTATGCTTGCGGAAAAATGGACTGTTCCTGTGGCTTAACAAGGGAATACCGCAGCTATCTCTTCACAagagacaaaagaaaatttttgttaaCAAGGACTAGTTTGGCTTATAGCTACGGGACTCTTTATCCTACTAAAATAAAGTCACTCCATGCAACTCCAACCTTACAGAACTTATATTCtagttttgaaagaaaaaaaaaaagaaactaagctAAAAATGGCAACCTACTTTCCTATAGGGTTGCAAATGAGCTCAAGCTTAGCTCAGAATTTGCTCACTTGATTAAGAAACGAGCCAGGTTAGAGCTGGGGTTAGCTCGCTCAAGCTCAGCTCGAGTTAGCTCGAATACTAATATATAAATGattcatatgcaaaatatattattttaataattattatgtgacataaataataatataattattttataattatttattataaatgaACATTGATTATGTAGAAGAAAACGTCTTACAACTATAGTATTCAAATATAATTGAGATTATTGCtacaaattatataaataaaagtcTCAAATAATCTTATATTCTCATTAGATCTCTTAAACAAGTTGTCTGTGAATAGCTCAAACTTGGCTCGAACATAAAATGAACCGAGCTAGAGCTAGCCCAACTTGGCTCATGTTTGGCCTGTTTATGCTGCCACTTTTCTACTTATATAGGGCAATAACTCTACTCTCTATGGATTTCATTATGACTTGGACTACATCAATGACCCAACTATGTCAACATAAGATaactttaaaattaaaaaaaaaagaaaaaaaaagtcaagaAGACCCACCCCTGAGCTATCAGTATAGTTTAGAAAATACCATCAACTTTGCATTTTTCTGGTTTATTGAGGACTGTCTGCAACAGTCTGTATCTGATCATAACATAAGAGGATGCAGTGGAAAAAGTAATCAGCAATCCATGCCAGCAAAGAAGGGGACAAGCATTTTTTTAAGAGATGAATAATAGAATGAAAGTCATGGGATTGCTTGCTTATGACAGAAGTTAAtattcataatttttctaatcTTAACTAAATGTTGACGCATACACTTGCCCATCAAAGTACACAAAGTATAGTGCATCATTGTTTTTAAGAAAGTAATCTAACCAGCTTTGTCAACAATAACATACTGGTTTTCTAATTTCTAAGAAGCTAGCCAATAactgcatgattcattaatccaTGTCCAAGGAAAATTCAGGCTGTAGTATAGGCAAGGAAAGGGCTTACATTCAGGTCTAGAATTAGCCAGCTAAACTAGCCATATTTCAAGTAAAAGTTAGTAAGAAAATGCATGTGCGAAATGATGAAAAGAAGCACCTTGATTCATTAGTTTCAAGACTGCTTGCCATCCTACGTTCGCAGTCCAAAATGGCTTTTGATAACTCTCTCATAGAAACAACCATGGACTCCATCCCCTTTTTATGCCGTTCTTCCTTTGAGATGGTTGATGCTAGCATCTCTTGTTTCTCTTCAACAATGCCTTGAAGGATGTGTTTCTGTTTCTCTGCTTCCTCCAAAGCATCAGAAACAAGCTTTAGTTTCTGATTCAGTTCAGCTACTTCAACTTCATATTGATGAATTTGTTGCAAAGTCTCATCCAATCTACCCTTAACAGAATCACACTCCTTGTTGCTCTCCTGAATATATAGATCTTGCTTACTGACTTGATCTCTCAGCATATTAACCAAATGTTCCTTCTGTTGCATTAATTTGGATTCAGTCTCTAATGCAAATTTCTCTTTTGCTTTCATCAAAGTTGATAGGGATGCAATTTCATGCTTCAACTTATTGTTTGCTTCAATTTCTAAACACAACACCTTCTCCTTTTCTACAAGCGCTCCTGCAATGGAGTTCTTTTCCTTGTCACATTTTACTATAATATGATTCGCCCTAGCAATGACATCTTCTATAGATTTTCTGTAAATAGTGGAGTAGGTGTCATCTAAACACTCCATATCTAAACACTCCATGTCATCTATAAGTTCACCAACCCACTCTCTTAAGATGATCTTTTGTATTTCATCTCTAATGGAAGCTTCTAACTTTATGTCTTCAATATCCAATTTCAGCTTCTTAATCTGCTCTGAGAACTTTTCCTCTATGGACGAACAATGTAAAGTTTGAtttgtttcatttgaaacctctgAACAAGcaacctcttttcttttttgttctaaGAAACTTTGCAGCCGCTGATTTTCAAAAAACAGGGTATACATCCTCTCCTTCAGGCCAAGAAACATGTCTTGGTCATTGTGAATAATAGGCAAGTTTTCATTCTCCAAGATAATCTCATTCAATTTTGAAATGAACTCGACAACTTTTTTCCTTAACAGTTCAAATTCTTTATCTTTCCTAAAATGTGAAGGATTAGAACCTTTTTCCTTGAGGAATTCCCGCTTGAGGCTGAACAATTCTTCTGTCTTCTCTTGCAAAGCTAAATCATGCTGTCTCTTCATATTGGTCATTTCAGTTTTATAGTAGGTCATCAGTTCATCTTTCGTCATGCACTTCAATTGTGGGGAGTCAGTTAGGGTGGGTTTTACAGAATCCCCACACTTCTCTGAGACATTACCACTCTCCTCACAATGAGATGTGTGTGCTATATGATGATTACCCAAAACCTTCCGAGGTAGGTGGTCCTTCCTTTTAAGAGTACTCCACTCTTCCAAACCTTCAAGGCCATAATAAGAAATTAATGGCCCAAAGTCTGAGCTAAACAAGGGCATAGCAATAGCATCAAGTTCTTGATGAATAgtggaaaattcatcaaccatctTTTGCAAATTCTTGTTTAATGTGTTCACAAGACTCCTTTTCTCAGATAACCTTGTTTCAAACTCGTCCTGAAGTTCCCTGTCAAAACCTTGAATGATAATATCCCTGACCTCCCTTTGAATCTCTTGTTCCCATTTTTTTCCATGCTCACTTAACATTGGCTTCAATGAGAAGCAAGTGCTATCAGCCGGTTCACATAATGCTGCTAGTAATACTTCCAAAGCATCAGCATATCCATCTACAACGTGCAACTTCTCCATAGTCTTCCCCTGGATGCTGTACAACTCAATATCCTTGGAacaccaatttattttattgaaagATATCATGTTCCTCACATCCCTGAGTTCCTCCTTAAGCCTTTGAAGATGCTCTTCTGCTGCAAATTTTAAACTCCCAAAATTTTTGGTATAATAATCGCAGTCTACCTCTTCATTTAAAGACTGCTGATGCAGCTCTGTTTTCCTCCTCTGGGGCTTACGTATAGGTATTGATGCTTCTGGCATCATCGTGGATGAATCTAGCCTGTTCCCTTCAGCTAAAGCAGATTCATAATGCTGCAATCTTTCATACAGAACTGCTATTTCTGTTTGCTTTGAAGCAATTTTCTCAGAAGCCTCCTCTGTTACAGCATTTACTATCCCTTTGATCACAGAATCACTCACCATTCTTGAGACAGTCAGACGTGAATTGATATCATTCATATAAGAATCCAAATCATCAAGGAGAAATTTCTCATAAACTGCTGAATCATTGCCAACAGTATCACTCCCATTATGGTTACAGCTTAATATCGCAGAGTCATCCATTGAAAGTAAAGATCCTGCATTCAAGACCTCTGAGTTCTCCATTGATACCTGCATAATTTACTGAAGAAGTACAAAACACCCCATAAATGAcaatataaatatgaaaacGATCTTAGCTCCTCCAGGCCATTAAGACCCAAATACATAAGAGAATCCAAAAGATTCAGTTTGGGAGCAAAGGAAGTGGAAGGCGTTTCAGGTTATGTTTTAAGTTGTAAAAACATAAAGTTAACTAGTTAAGTCCAAGTTTCCATAAGAAAGTGTCACATTAAAACCTAGGAGATCTTCAGTATCCATTTCAAAATGAAGTTTAATACAAAATGCCAGAAATATTTAGAAATCCCAAATGCACTATCCTATACACATATGTCATAGCAAAACTTGAATAATATGGAAAACTAACACAAATGATTAACATTCCATTTAGACATATAAGTAAACTGAAGCAttacattgaaaaaaaaaactgaatttCAAATACCACAATAATTGCATCGACCAAAATGAAAACAAGTATATTTTGAACAAGATACAGATATTTCAACTTTGTGCTCAACTTAAAAACCTAACAAACCACTAGCAATTTCAAATAATCGAAAAAAGAAACTGGTGCCAGAAGTTGAATAGATATCAATAATCCAAACCTCAAAATCAGAGCATACAACAAAGGGCAAAAAAATCAATCAGAAAATCCCCTAATCCCCTAATGAAAACCGCAAAAAAGGCACCCGAATCAAATCAAACTCACGTAAAGCATATCTACGAGGAAGGTAGACTGAAAAAATAACGTAAAAGGAATCCCCCCCACCACCCCCcggccgaaaaaaaaaaaaagcaaaagaaagggCAATGACTCACGGATTCGATTTGCTATTTGGGCGAGGGGGCGGACGGGGGAGGACACTCCTGAGCTTTTCCCGCCACCGCCGGTGGATCGGTCGCGTTTATTCCCGCGAagtctcttctccctttctcGGCTACAATGGAGGAGAAGATAAAAAGGAGCCGCCTTTCCTCGCTTCCGCGACGGTGGTTTTGGAGATCATAAAGTGGAAACAGGGGAATAGAGAGGAAAAAAGCTAAAACGGAATCTCGAGTCAGGCGGGCGGTGCAGTGAGAGCGCGAGCAGTGAACTTGGACAGCGACGCCTCCCAAAAGGTGACAGCTTTGAAATCGCTGCATTAGCGGGTAAGGTCAACAAGGTACAAATGCTCGCCGGATCCCGTTGGGTCAGGTCTAGTGCAATACTGATTTAGTTTTGGATTTTGGAttttcaataaaattaaaattaatttatttttaatttgatGTGGATGAACACGAAGCTTAGCCGAGTTAGCTTGATAAATTTTCCAATCAACTTGATAGGAGATTTAGTTTTTGTGAAACTTAGATTTTGAATCAATCTTGATCAACTAACTTCTTGAGTTGCTCAAAATTTTGttcgaatcttttctttttttgactcGAGACCTTGTTACCCTCTATCTACTCCTTTTATTCATTCAACGGGCATTCTATATAACGCACTTCATTAGAAATCCAAAAGGTTGGTAGAATTACTTTCCTTTCTATCAAGAGATTCCATCACGGCTCTTGTCCGAATATTTTCAGTTTTGCTTTAGatcttatctttcttcttgctttcctCACCACTTCTTTTTTTATCTTGCTCCAAAGCCTTTCCGAAAGTCTTAAACGCTAGCTACAGttgttttaatttcttttttatttatatagatttttacttaaaaaaattaagttgatattttttttattatatttgatgtAAAAAATATGATCATATAAATGGAATATGAAAGGTCGGAACTTTCCTTTCTCATTCACATCAAATATCTACCCTTCTTAATTTTTCCACCCACCTCCTGACCTACACGACCCCACCATTTCCAATTCTATCATCAGTTGAGAGGATTTTGTTGGCCATCCCCTCCCAGCATGTCAAAATAGTCACTTacatcttttaatttttattttaatcattATATTAATATACTGATTTTAtgttaataataaattatagatTTAGCATTTCATGAATCCATGTATGTATCTCTATTTATATTCACAAAAAtcaatattcaataataaatatttttatatataataataaattgtaGATGTAGGGCTTTTGTACAgccatttatataaatattcctTATTTATATTCTAAAAAAATCAGTATCCAATAATATGTATAAATTATATTAGAGAActaaatttattttcttttattctattATTTGTAATTGACGATAGGTTTAGTaataaaattatctttttttgatTGATATACTAGCTTTGTAAACAAATACACCCCCTTCCATTCACAAATGCAACAAAAGAGATGGAATTCACTGCTTTCAATTTAGAAGGGTTTTCTATCTATACATGCATGTAGGTGGCGAGCATAGCTATTCTAGATTTTGAGTCTCCAAGCTATCATGAATCAAATTAGATAAAATGATGATAATGCTCTATACTATTCGAACTCCAACTTTTCATATGTAACTTTAACCATGGAGTTAAATTATTTGAAGAATGATAGAGAGTTGGGGCCATCAAGTGATTGCTATAATTttagcataatttttttaatcatgaTATACAATAATATCTTGATGGTGATGAATTTTAACCATCTAATAACATGATATGGAATATGGAATATGATTgatgaggattttttttttttaataatctaGATTACTAATAAAAAACCACTCCTTATTGAAATTTTTTAGAATGTAATTCATGCACGGTTATGTAATATCTCCTCCACCATAACAACTACCAATTATTAGCAACCACACACTGCTAATCCCTTATTTACTTGCTTTGCTATCCTTCTTTTTCTATGTACTCTACAAAAAGGAGCCTGTGGACCAAAGGAGCATGATAGGAACTACCATCCAAACCCATTACAGTGATCTCTTTCCTTTTCCAGTGTGATATATCCCCAATTTTATGAgccttcttttttaaaaaaataatacctTAGGGTATGTTTGGTTAGGAGAGTTAGATCCTAAAATGAGAGTAAAAATGAGTAACTCCCACTCGAGCAATTTGGTTGGAAGGAGTTTCATTCTCATTCCGATTCCAAAAGAAATAGAAACGTCCAAATCCCTCAAAACTCGATCTCTATTCTTTTCGTGTATTTAAATTTCATTCTGATTTCGAACCAAACACATCGGGAGATATGGCCATTCTAATTTTCTATTTCAATTTGTTTCGATTCCGATTAAATTTCCGTCACAAACCAAACATGTCATGAGGGGATAAAATGAAATGTGAAGAAATTTTAAGATGATAAGTGTCTTATCAACAATCACCAATGAGAATTTTGATTCTCAGCACCTTTTTATTGCTTTGAAACTAAACAAAGAATCTCCAACCACAGCTGTGTATGATCTGCAAAGCTGGGTGGGCTCTCCACCAGGCTGCGTTATGTGGAAATctcaagcaacctttttgagCTGGTGGATTCCAAGCTTCTCACGCTGAAAATATAAGGAGCTGAGTCATGCCATTAAACCTTTCCTTTCAACCAAGGCAAACCATCCTCGGCACCAATCTACATAAAGCAATCGTTCATGAGAGCCAAATAACTTAGAACTTCTATCTCACATCTAGCACCAGAATTCTTTCTCCATCATTGAGGTGTTATTTCTTCTTAGGGGACCAACCCACCCCTCCTCTGCCTACCTAGTTATGGAACCCAGGCTACTAGGCAACCTATTCAAGTTAGAAATAAAAGTGGATTAGATAATATCTGTCCGAATCCATTTTCGTATTTGAATCTATCTGGACATGGATAAATATTCGAGCATCCAACTAATATCTGCATCTGTATCCATATTCATTATagaaaaatggatatggatatgaatagACAACTATCCGATCCGTATCTGAATATCCGATTTTATTTGTAAccgtatttaattttatataaaactcattagcttttaaaaaaaatatataaccaTATTAATAGGTTATATATTTGATTTACCATCCACTTAGTAAAATCTTTGATTTTAcgatcataaagtttaattatccaacTTATATCCATATGTATATCTATACTTTCAGTATCCGATTTATATCTGTATCCgtttagaacaaatataaatataaacttTTGCATCCGATTAATATCtgcatttgtatttatattcgtCAGATAAAACAAACATTGATATGGATATGCTGATATCTGGTCCGTATTCAATCAGCTTTTATCCCTAAGTCAAGCTCATAAAATTAAGACTTAAGTCGGAGGAAATAATATGGAGTTAGAATTAAACCTCGGCCCTCTCATCAATAAGCAAGAGACAATACCATCCGAGCAAATGCTTGGCACATAGTATAAAGATGTTCTATTGGATACTACGATCGGAATATAAATAGCAAGCTTAGTCAAATTTAA
Above is a genomic segment from Phoenix dactylifera cultivar Barhee BC4 unplaced genomic scaffold, palm_55x_up_171113_PBpolish2nd_filt_p 000026F, whole genome shotgun sequence containing:
- the LOC103713831 gene encoding WPP domain-associated protein-like isoform X1, which produces MQVSMENSEVLNAGSLLSMDDSAILSCNHNGSDTVGNDSAVYEKFLLDDLDSYMNDINSRLTVSRMVSDSVIKGIVNAVTEEASEKIASKQTEIAVLYERLQHYESALAEGNRLDSSTMMPEASIPIRKPQRRKTELHQQSLNEEVDCDYYTKNFGSLKFAAEEHLQRLKEELRDVRNMISFNKINWCSKDIELYSIQGKTMEKLHVVDGYADALEVLLAALCEPADSTCFSLKPMLSEHGKKWEQEIQREVRDIIIQGFDRELQDEFETRLSEKRSLVNTLNKNLQKMVDEFSTIHQELDAIAMPLFSSDFGPLISYYGLEGLEEWSTLKRKDHLPRKVLGNHHIAHTSHCEESGNVSEKCGDSVKPTLTDSPQLKCMTKDELMTYYKTEMTNMKRQHDLALQEKTEELFSLKREFLKEKGSNPSHFRKDKEFELLRKKVVEFISKLNEIILENENLPIIHNDQDMFLGLKERMYTLFFENQRLQSFLEQKRKEVACSEVSNETNQTLHCSSIEEKFSEQIKKLKLDIEDIKLEASIRDEIQKIILREWVGELIDDMECLDMECLDDTYSTIYRKSIEDVIARANHIIVKCDKEKNSIAGALVEKEKVLCLEIEANNKLKHEIASLSTLMKAKEKFALETESKLMQQKEHLVNMLRDQVSKQDLYIQESNKECDSVKGRLDETLQQIHQYEVEVAELNQKLKLVSDALEEAEKQKHILQGIVEEKQEMLASTISKEERHKKGMESMVVSMRELSKAILDCERRMASSLETNESRLKILSHQCGQLVQQANFVKRKALWYKQGFERRCSDLQKAETEVDLLGDDVDALLHLLEKIYIALEHYSPVLQHYPGQVMEILKLIRREMKRESTK
- the LOC103713831 gene encoding WPP domain-associated protein-like isoform X2; protein product: MQVSMENSEVLNAGSLLSMDDSAILSCNHNGSDTVGNDSAVYEKFLLDDLDSYMNDINSRLTVSRMVSDSVIKGIVNAVTEEASEKIASKQTEIAVLYERLQHYESALAEGNRLDSSTMMPEASIPIRKPQRRKTELHQQSLNEEVDCDYYTKNFGSLKFAAEEHLQRLKEELRDVRNMISFNKINWCSKDIELYSIQGKTMEKLHVVDGYADALEVLLAALCEPADSTCFSLKPMLSEHGKKWEQEIQREVRDIIIQGFDRELQDEFETRLSEKRSLVNTLNKNLQKMVDEFSTIHQELDAIAMPLFSSDFGPLISYYGLEGLEEWSTLKRKDHLPRKVLGNHHIAHTSHCEESGNVSEKCGDSVKPTLTDSPQLKCMTKDELMTYYKTEMTNMKRQHDLALQEKTEELFSLKREFLKEKGSNPSHFRKDKEFELLRKKVVEFISKLNEIILENENLPIIHNDQDMFLGLKERMYTLFFENQRLQSFLEQKRKEVACSEVSNETNQTLHCSSIEEKFSEQIKKLKLDIEDIKLEASIRDEIQKIILREWVGELIDDMECLDMECLDDTYSTIYRKSIEDVIARANHIIVKCDKEKNSIAGALVEKEKVLCLEIEANNKLKHEIASLSTLMKAKEKFALETESKLMQQKEHLVNMLRDQVSKQDLYIQESNKECDSVKGRLDETLQQIHQYEVEVAELNQKLKLVSDALEEAEKQKHILQGIVEEKQEMLASTISKEERHKKGMESMVVSMRELSKAILDCERRMASSLETNESRLKILSHQCGQLVQQANFVKRKALWYKQGFERRCSDLQKAETEVDLLGDDVDALLHLLEKIYIALEHYSPVLQHYPGVMEILKLIRREMKRESTK